The proteins below come from a single Anguilla rostrata isolate EN2019 chromosome 3, ASM1855537v3, whole genome shotgun sequence genomic window:
- the polr1d gene encoding DNA-directed RNA polymerases I and III subunit RPAC2 has protein sequence MAGVEDKKAVLEMVQADGADEGCVTFVLHEEDHTLGNALRYVIMKNPNVEFCGYSITHPSESKINFRIQTRGGLPAVEPLRKGLNDLTEVCQYVLNTFETRVKEFRETQEEVMD, from the exons ATGGCAGGGGTAGAAGATAAGAAAGCAGTGTTGGAAATG GTGCAGGCGGATGGTGCAGATGAAGGTTGTGTGACCTTTGTGCTGCATGAGGAAGACCACACCCTGGGGAATGCGCTGAGATATGTAATTATGAAGAA CCCAAATGTGGAATTCTGTGGCTACAGTATCACTCACCCCTCGGAGAGCAAGATCAACTTCCGCATACAGACTCGAG GTGGGTTGCCTGCAGTGGAGCCTCTTAGGAAGGGCTTGAACGACCTGACCGAGGTGTGTCAGTATGTCCTCAACACATTTGAG ACTCGAGTAAAGGAGTTCAGGGAGACGCAGGAAGAGGTCATGGACTGA
- the LOC135251163 gene encoding vesicle-associated membrane protein 7-like: protein MAILFAVVSRGTTVLAKHAWCGGNFLEVTEQILAKIPSENNKLTYSHGNYLFHYICHDRIIYLCITDDDFERSRAFNFLSEVKKRFQTTYGSRAQTALPYAMNSEFSSALAAQMKHHSDPQAADRATDTQAQVDDLKGIMVRNIDLVAQRGEKIELLIDKTENLVDSSVTFKTSSRNLARAMCMKNLKLTIILVSVSIVVLYIVTSAACGGLSWPNCVKK from the exons atggcaatccTATTTGCGGTGGTGTCCCGAGGTACCACCGTCCTGGCCAAACATGCATGGTGTGGTGGTAACTTCCTGGAGGTCACGGAGCAAATCTTGGCTAAAATACCGTCAGAGAACAACAAGTTAACCTACTCCCATGGCAA CTATCTGTTCCACTACATCTGTCATGACAGAATTATCTACTTGTGTATCACAGACGAT GACTTTGAGAGGTCACGGGCATTCAACTTCCTGAGCGAGGTGAAGAAGCGTTTTCAGACGACCTACGGCTCTCGGGCCCAGACGGCCCTACCCTATGCCATGAACAGCGAATTCTCCAGTGCACTGGCTGCTCAGATG AAGCACCACTCGGATCCACAGGCTGCAGATCGCGCGACAGACACGCAGGCACAGGTGGATGACTTAAAGGGAATTATGGTCCGCAATATCG ACCTGGTGgctcagagaggagagaagattGAGCTGCTGATTGACAAGACCGAGAACCTTGTGGACTCT TCTGTCACCTTTAAAACCAGCAGCCGTAACCTGGCACGTGCCATGTGCATGAAGAACCTGAAGCTGACCATCATCCTCGTCAGCGTATCCATT GTGGTGCTCTACATCGTCACTTCAGCTGCCTGTGGAGGACTCAGCTGGCCCAACTGTGTGAAGAAGTAG